In the Ruminococcus sp. OA3 genome, one interval contains:
- a CDS encoding TIM barrel protein — translation MKQIKIGACDWGLPGAGLYAAAIAASVGLEALSLRIGLYENDYPLTQPEMQKIYLEEQQRYGIEYCAIALNDFDHIPMHARKGTREYDIVWDLLRRAVVTASVLGVRIIQVPGFGKSEVKTEEDMEHSAAAFRYLCDTAGEYGIGVASENLMNPEEFKTFYECVKRDNFYLYYDSQNYHLFRGYRQTDILNELYPYMCDQLHVKDGLNAMSGMILGKGDSGFDETMKWLGLNDYTGYILLENYYDQLPLRLNAGNPFELLREDITVLKHSIRNSWAGGINYEA, via the coding sequence CAATTGCTGCCTCCGTTGGGCTGGAGGCATTGTCTTTGCGAATCGGATTATATGAAAATGATTATCCGCTGACACAGCCTGAAATGCAAAAAATCTACCTGGAAGAACAACAAAGATATGGTATTGAATACTGTGCGATCGCGTTGAATGATTTTGATCATATTCCAATGCATGCGCGTAAAGGCACCAGGGAGTATGATATTGTGTGGGATTTGCTGAGGCGTGCTGTCGTTACGGCGAGCGTACTCGGCGTTCGGATCATTCAGGTACCGGGATTTGGAAAAAGTGAAGTGAAGACAGAAGAAGATATGGAACACAGTGCGGCGGCTTTTCGGTACTTATGTGATACTGCAGGCGAATATGGGATCGGCGTCGCGAGTGAAAATCTGATGAACCCGGAGGAATTTAAAACATTTTATGAATGTGTGAAGCGGGATAACTTTTATCTTTACTATGACAGTCAGAATTACCATCTGTTTCGTGGATACCGTCAGACGGATATCCTGAATGAACTGTATCCGTATATGTGCGATCAGCTGCATGTAAAAGACGGATTGAATGCCATGAGCGGTATGATACTGGGTAAGGGGGATTCGGGATTCGATGAAACCATGAAGTGGCTTGGGCTGAATGATTATACGGGCTATATCCTGCTGGAGAATTATTATGATCAGCTTCCGCTGCGTTTAAATGCGGGAAATCCATTTGAGCTGTTGCGTGAGGATATTACGGTCTTGAAACATTCGATAAGAAACAGCTGGGCGGGGGGGATTAACTATGAAGCTTAA